ACGCGCAGGGGCCGGATCGGGGAGAGCATCAGGGTCCACTGGCCGTGGAAGCCGATGTCGCCGATGGGGGCGGTGATCTCGACGAACAGGCCGAGCCGGCCGACGGAGGAGCGGCCGAAGAGCAGCGGGACGAAGGTGTCGGAGCCGATCTGTTCGAGGGTGTGGCCGAGGTAGAGCTCGCCGGGCTGGAGGACGTACCCGTCCTCGCCGATCTCGACCGTGGTGGTCGGGTTCGCCTGGTGGGCGTCGATGACCGGGTTCGTGTAGGTCAGCAGGGTGTGGCCGAGGCGGACGTTGTAGCTGTTGGGGTTGACCTGCCCGGGTTCGAACGGGCTGATGGCCAGGCGGCCGTCGCGGGCGGCGGCGGTGATCTCGGGGCCGGTGAGGATCATCGGGCACCGTCCTTGTTCTCGCTCCGGGGTAAGGGCGTGGCGATGGTTCCGCGGACGGCCTCGCCGAGGCGGAGGCCGGCCTGGTGGGTGCGTCCGCCGAGGTAGGTGTCGGCGAGGTAGTCGGTGGTCAGGACGGACCGGATGCCCTGCGGCAGCGGCCGGGGGGCGAAGGCCAGCGGGCCGACGTGCTCGGTCACGTGTGTCAGCAGGCCCTCCAGGTCCTTCGCGTACTGGTCGGGGAGGAAGACATGGACGAGCTGGTTGTCGAACGGCTCGATGGCCAGGAGGTCTCCGAGCGTCAGGACGTCGCCGAGGCGGGTGGAGCGCAGGGCGGTTTCGTTGAGGAGGACAGCATCGGCGCCGAGGCCGGTGTGCAGCCGGGCGGTGATGTCCTGGAGGAGCCGGCGGCGGTCGAGGACGGTGTCGCGGTAGGGCTCGTCGAGGGTGCCGAGGGGAGTGGCCAGCATCCGGCAGGTAGAGCTGATTTTCTCGTCCAGGGCGGCGAGGTCGTCCGGGACCGTCGTCGGGGCGGGGAAGACGGCGGTACGGGCGGCCCAGCCGGAGCCGACCGGCTCGGCGGCGGCGTATCCGGCGGCCAGCTCACCGCCCTTGACCACGAGGGTGTCGCCGACGTGCACCGGCCCGTAGGTGTCGCTGTGGCAGTGGCCGGCGAAGATGACGTCCACGAACGGGCAGGCACCGGCGAGCTTGAGGTCCTCGTCGAAGCCGGAGTGGGACAGCACGATCCACGAGTCCACGCAGTGGTGGTGTTCCAGCATCAGCTCGTGCAGCGCGGTCACGGGGTCGGTGACGTGGTGTCCGGCCCGCTGGCCGGCGGGGATGGTGAGGAACGCGCTCACGCCGATGACCGCGGTGACGGCGACCCGACGGCCGTGTACCTCGACGACACGGAGACGGTCGAACAACGGTCGTCCGGTGGCCTCGTCGACGGCGTTGCCACAGACCGTCATCTCGCGCAGTCCAGGATCGAAGTAGTGGGGCCAGCCGTGGTTGCCGGGAGCGAGCACGTCGTACAGCGTCGTGAGGATCTCCCGCTCGATGGCTCCCTTGCCCAGCCGGTAGTAGCCGGTGCCCTCGAAGAAGTCGCCGCAGTCGGCGATGAGCGAGGACGCCTTGAGGTGGTGCAGGTGCGGCAGGAGCCTGTGGGCCTGGTCGAGGGCGGAGTGCAGGTCGGTGGTGGCCACGATCTGGCCGTACTTCCTGCTCATCGCGGTACGTCGGTGAGGTCGGCGCCGAGAGCACGGAGCTTGGCGGGCAGGTCGGCGTGGCCGCGCCGCAGCTGGTCGAGGCCGCTGACGGTGGTGGCGCCCCGGGCCCCGAGGCCCGCGATCAGGAGGGCGGAGCCGGTGCGGATGTCGGTGGCCTTCACCGTGGTGCCGTTCAGGCGCTGGGGGCCGGCCAGGCGGCAGCGGGTGGGCGAGAGTTCCTCGACCACGGCCCCGAGCCGGGCGAGCTGGGGGAGGAGGTTGCCGTGACGGCCGGGGTTGATGTCGTCGGCGAACAGGTGGGTGCCGGGCAGGGTGAGGGCCAGGGCCATCAGTGCGGGCTCGAAGTCGGCGTCCAGACCGTCCGGAGTCAGGGAAGCGACTGCCCGTAGCGGTCGTCCGCTCATGGTGTGGGCCCGGTGGACGGTGATCGCGTCGGGGGCGAGGGAGACGGGGATGCCGGCCCAGTCCAGCAGGCCGGCCAGCACCTTGAGATCCGATCCGGCGACGCCTTCGACACGACCTTCACCGCCGGTGGCGGCGATCGCGCAGGCCAGCGTGCCCGCCTCGATCTTGTCGCCGGGAACTGCCCAGGCGACGGTTCCGGCCGGGATGCCCAGCGGTGGGGCCAGCGTGATCGTGTCGCTGTCGGCGCGGGCCGTCCATCCGGCGGACCGTAAGGCGGCGAGCACGCCCGTGGTCTCCGGGGACAGGTTGGGGTTGCCCAGCTCCAGACGGCTGCCGGCCACGACCGCCCGGCAGATCGCGGCGATGCTCGCTCCCCGCGAGCGGAACGGCAGCGTCAGGACGACCTTGTCCCGGCCCCGGCCCCGGTCGGCGGCCAGGACGCGGTATCCGGAGTCGTCGAGCAGGACGGTGTCGCCGAACGCTTCGTAGACGGTGAAGTGCAGCTCCATGCCGCGGTCACCGATCCGGCAGCCGCCGGGCCAGGGCAGGGCGGCCTGCCCGTAGGCGGCAAGGAGCGGCGCCACCAGGTAGTAGGAGGCCCGGATCCGGGCGGCGTCGGCCAGGTCGGGCGCCTCGGCGGGGTGCTCCTGGGGCGTGACGATGACGGCTCCCGGCTCGGCGACCGGGCGGGCGACGCGGTAGCCGGCCTGCTCCAGCAGGCCGAGCATCCTCTGCACGTCGGCGCTGGCTGGGATGCCGGACAGGCGGACCCCGCGGCCCAGGGACGCGGCGGCGGTCAGCAGTGGCAGAGCCGCGTTCTTCGAGCCGTCCACCCGGACCGTGCCGGCGAGCGGGCGGCCGGGACGGACGGTGACAGCGTCGACGTCTCTCGTACGGGCAGGGGAAAGGTCCATCAGAACCTCCTGGTCGCAGGTGGTCAGAGGTGGTGTGGCTCCAAGGGGCGGGGCTGGTCGCCCTCCGCCGAGTGGTGCGGGAGCGGTGCGGGGAGGCTCCGGGTCTCCTCGGCGGAGGGCCGTTCAGCGGCCGGTGACGAGGGAAGGCGGCACGACGTCCGGCACGGCCATGGCCACTCGGTCGCCCGTGGCGTCGAGGAGCTGGACGGCCTGGGTACGCAGCGCCCAGGAGGGCCCGGCCAGGCCGACGAAGGCGAGGAACGTCAGGGCGGTCCGGCCGCTGCGGTCCGGACCCATACGGGGCGCGGGGCGAGGGACGCGGTGACGGGCCCTGTTCACGAGGTCTCACCGAGGACGTTCTCGTGCCTGTCGAGAAGGCGGCAGGTCTGCGCGTACAACCGCTCCAGCTCGACCGAGGTGAGGATGAGGGCCCCCTCGGAGGACGAGCCGTCCTCGAAGTGGATCGTCACAGGCACCGAACCCTGGCGGGCGCGCGGGTCGTAGACCGCGTCACGGCCCGGCAGCAGAGTGGCGTGGGTGGCCTGCGCCGGCACCGGGCGCAGCGTCGTGCCGTCCGCCGGCGCGGACCAGGCGGGACCGCCGCCGGGCGGGCACAGGTGGTAGGTGGTGGCGGAGCCCTCACCGGGGAGGGTGACCACGACACCGACCCGGCCCTCGCGGGCCGTGTCGGCGGCGAGGTCGCCGAGCTGGGGGAGGAAAGGAGCCGCCGTTCCTAACTCGGCTCCTTGAGCGGGGAGATGCGAGAGGCTTCGTCCGGTCATGCCCTCGAAGTTAGGGACGCCCAAGACCCCGAATATGAGCCGGAGGAATACGACCCCTATCCGTCCAGGTGAAAGCGGTCGGACATGCGCCGCAACTTCTCCCGCGTGGCTGCACGTTCGGCGTAGACGATGCTCCGGAGGGTCGAGCGGGCGATGGGGTGGTTCCGTACGAGCTGGGGGGCGATCCGCTCGGCGGTCTCCAGCTCGACGAGGGCCTTGTCCCGGTTGCCGTCCCACAGCCAGGCCCGCGCGATGTCCATGTGATGGTGCCCCTGACGGGAGTTGGGCAGGGCTCCGACCAGCTCGGGGCTGGTGCGGCGGTTGATCTCCAGGGCCTTGCCCTGCTCGCCCATCTCCAGGGCCACGCTGATCGCGTGGATCTGCACGTTCCCAGCGGAGAACGTGAGCGAGTGCCGGTCGTACACCGGCGCCCCGACGTACGCGTCCATCCGCTCGGCTGCGTCCTTCGCGTACCCGATCCGGTCCTCCGCCTCGGTCGCGCGGCCGGCGCGGGCGGCCGAGACCGCGGCCCGGAGCTGGAGGGTGCCCCAGGCCCGTACGGCCAGCGGCTCGCCGTGCTCGTACGCCTGCTGCACCGAGGCGATCGCCTTGTCCGAGAGCGTCAGAGCGTCCGCCCAGTCGGCCGTCGCCCACATGTCCCAGACCCGCATCCAGTCCGCGACCGCGGGCAGCACGGGGTCCCCGGAAAGCCGGGCCGACCAGGCGGCCCGCTCGCAGGCCATCGCGACCAGTTCGGGGTGGCCGAGGGAGTGGGCGGCGGTGTGGGCGAACTTGCAGCACACCGCGTAGATCGCGTACGCCTCCTCCCGCTCATGTCCCTCCGAGACCTCGGCCAGGGCCCGCGCCTCGCGGAACAGGTCCGGCAGGACACGGAGGATCGCCACGTTGGAGGCTGTGTCGCGCAGCCGGTGCAGACGGGTGACTTCCCGCCACAGCTGCGGGGCGGGTCGCGGCGTCCCGTCGAAGACCGGGGCGAGGTCGTAACGGCGCAGTTCGCGCAGGATCGAGGAGGCGGCGATCTGCCACTGGTTGTCGTCCGGGGAGCTGCTGTACGGCCGTCCGATCAGGTCGTTCGGGTGGACGTGCAGCTCGGCTGCCACCTGGTTGAGCAGCCCGACCCGGTCCAGCTCGATCAGGCCCCGCTCCATCTTCGACACCCAGCCCTGCGACTTCCCCAGGGCCGTGGCGAGGTCCGCCTGCGGCATCCCGAGACGCAGCCGCGCCCTACGGACGCGCCGGCCGATCTCCTCGGCTT
The DNA window shown above is from Streptomyces vietnamensis and carries:
- the dcd gene encoding dCTP deaminase, coding for MILTGPEITAAARDGRLAISPFEPGQVNPNSYNVRLGHTLLTYTNPVIDAHQANPTTTVEIGEDGYVLQPGELYLGHTLEQIGSDTFVPLLFGRSSVGRLGLFVEITAPIGDIGFHGQWTLMLSPIRPLRVYAGMKIGQIMFFVSTGDIDLYAGKYQAADGPQPSHYWRDAARVGVVAS
- a CDS encoding metallophosphoesterase, with the protein product MSRKYGQIVATTDLHSALDQAHRLLPHLHHLKASSLIADCGDFFEGTGYYRLGKGAIEREILTTLYDVLAPGNHGWPHYFDPGLREMTVCGNAVDEATGRPLFDRLRVVEVHGRRVAVTAVIGVSAFLTIPAGQRAGHHVTDPVTALHELMLEHHHCVDSWIVLSHSGFDEDLKLAGACPFVDVIFAGHCHSDTYGPVHVGDTLVVKGGELAAGYAAAEPVGSGWAARTAVFPAPTTVPDDLAALDEKISSTCRMLATPLGTLDEPYRDTVLDRRRLLQDITARLHTGLGADAVLLNETALRSTRLGDVLTLGDLLAIEPFDNQLVHVFLPDQYAKDLEGLLTHVTEHVGPLAFAPRPLPQGIRSVLTTDYLADTYLGGRTHQAGLRLGEAVRGTIATPLPRSENKDGAR
- a CDS encoding UDP-N-acetylglucosamine 1-carboxyvinyltransferase → MDLSPARTRDVDAVTVRPGRPLAGTVRVDGSKNAALPLLTAAASLGRGVRLSGIPASADVQRMLGLLEQAGYRVARPVAEPGAVIVTPQEHPAEAPDLADAARIRASYYLVAPLLAAYGQAALPWPGGCRIGDRGMELHFTVYEAFGDTVLLDDSGYRVLAADRGRGRDKVVLTLPFRSRGASIAAICRAVVAGSRLELGNPNLSPETTGVLAALRSAGWTARADSDTITLAPPLGIPAGTVAWAVPGDKIEAGTLACAIAATGGEGRVEGVAGSDLKVLAGLLDWAGIPVSLAPDAITVHRAHTMSGRPLRAVASLTPDGLDADFEPALMALALTLPGTHLFADDINPGRHGNLLPQLARLGAVVEELSPTRCRLAGPQRLNGTTVKATDIRTGSALLIAGLGARGATTVSGLDQLRRGHADLPAKLRALGADLTDVPR
- a CDS encoding helix-turn-helix domain-containing protein encodes the protein MLEEAEEIGRRVRRARLRLGMPQADLATALGKSQGWVSKMERGLIELDRVGLLNQVAAELHVHPNDLIGRPYSSSPDDNQWQIAASSILRELRRYDLAPVFDGTPRPAPQLWREVTRLHRLRDTASNVAILRVLPDLFREARALAEVSEGHEREEAYAIYAVCCKFAHTAAHSLGHPELVAMACERAAWSARLSGDPVLPAVADWMRVWDMWATADWADALTLSDKAIASVQQAYEHGEPLAVRAWGTLQLRAAVSAARAGRATEAEDRIGYAKDAAERMDAYVGAPVYDRHSLTFSAGNVQIHAISVALEMGEQGKALEINRRTSPELVGALPNSRQGHHHMDIARAWLWDGNRDKALVELETAERIAPQLVRNHPIARSTLRSIVYAERAATREKLRRMSDRFHLDG